In the genome of Danio rerio strain Tuebingen ecotype United States chromosome 23, GRCz12tu, whole genome shotgun sequence, one region contains:
- the si:ch73-142c19.1 gene encoding F-box/WD repeat-containing protein 12: protein MEVCQSLPLDCLISVFALLQDEDLLTASVVCKEWHYAAETPWLWRRMCLQRWSFCNVSQLLSDTGMPSWKGYFQRRSHLENKMKTGRSTADYTCKSLRGHKGRVVGFAYLAGNDGCSDVWTCTPVVCSASTDGTIKAWDIQKGVNLWTSPVQDPLQDMTVDTVQSVIITSDSKGTIKTWKGATGEEQACFNSGFSRSTLLAFSNKDDSSFLMVGSILGSLLVLSLPALSEVSRHVVCDSFMLNLLLSAPDKKWIFAASKENFDLSPKVFYSDSVCNPDEDSVCCSLPVTGCCAAVFLPSQAARLAVIHSDGLFRNKTLSVFDLTMKESKYKREPHAQQVASFQVDLSHRSDVILQARGSSTVLLADGNHLKVYTIKGELVASFEDHLQPITALCVDSFRVVTASRDLSLRVLTWRTDPEHGLSLESQYHLLGGSHTRSRGFTNVACDYSSIVASVESLDGKDVLKAYTFDF from the exons GAATGGCACTATGCGGCAGAGACCCCGTGGTTGTGGAG GAGAATGTGCCTGCAGAGATGGAGTTTCTGCAACGTTTCTCAGCTGCTCTCAGACACTGGGATGCCCTCATGGAAAGGTTATTTCCAGCGGCGCTCTCACCTGGAGAACAAAATGAAAACGGGCAGGTCAACTGCAGACTACACCTGCAAAAGCCTTCGAGGACACAAAG GCAGAGTTGTTGGTTTTGCATACCTGGCTGGAAATGATGGTTGCTCAGATGTGTGGACCTGCACACCAGTTGTTTGCAGTGCATCAACAGATGGCACAATCAAAGCATGGGACATTCAGAAG GGAGTTAATTTATGGACAAGCCCTGTCCAAGACCCCTTGCAGGACATGACAGTGGACACGGTGCAGTCTGTTATCATCACTTCTGACAGCAAAGGAACCATCAAAACCTGGAAGGGTGCAACCGGAGAGGAGCAGGCCTGCTTCAACTCAGGCTTCTCCAGAAGCACTCTGCTGGCGTTCAGCAACAAAGACGACAGCTCTTTCCTCATG GTGGGAAGTATTTTGGGGTCTCTGCTGGTGCTGTCGCTGCCTGCTCTGTCTGAAGTCTCTCGGCATGTGGTGTGTGACTCCTTCATGCTAAACCTCCTTCTCTCAGCGCCTGATAAAAAGTGGATATTCGCTGCCTCCAAAGAGAATTTTGACTTGAGCCCAAAG gttTTCTATAGTGACAGTGTGTGTAACCCTGATGAGGACAGTGTGTGTTGTAGTCTGCCAGTCACCGGCTGCTGTGCTGCAGTGTTTCTCCCGTCTCAAGCTGCTCGGCTTGCGGTCATTCACTCTGACGGCCTCTTCAGAAACAAAACACTCTCCGTCTTTGATTTGACCATGAAGGAGTCCAAATACAAAAGGGAACCTCACG CTCAGCAAGTTGCATCTTTTCAGGTTGATCTGAGCCATCGTTCAGACGTCATTCTGCAGGCCAGAGGGAGCAGCACTGTTCTGCTCGCAGACGGAAACCATCTGAAGGTCTACACCATTAAAGGGGAACTCGTAGCTAGTTTTGAAGATCATTTACAGCCAATCACTGCTCTTTGTGTG GACAGTTTTAGGGTGGTGACAGCGTCTCGAGACCTGTCTCTCAGAGTACTGACCTGGAGAACTGACCCCGAACACGGCCTTAGCCTGGAGAGCCAGTATCACCTGCTCGGAGGATCCCACACCAGATCCAG AGGATTCACCAACGTTGCCTGTGATTATTCGAGTATTGTGGCGTCTGTGGAGTCGTTGGATGGGAAGGACGTCCTGAAGGCTTATACCTTTGATTTCTGA
- the si:ch73-142c19.1 gene encoding F-box/WD repeat-containing protein 12 isoform X1, protein MEMEVCQSLPLDCLISVFALLQDEDLLTASVVCKEWHYAAETPWLWRRMCLQRWSFCNVSQLLSDTGMPSWKGYFQRRSHLENKMKTGRSTADYTCKSLRGHKGKVVGFAYLAGNDGCSDVWTCTPVVCSASTDGTIKAWDIQKGVNLWTSPVQDPLQDMTVDTVQSVIITSDSKGTIKTWKGATGEEQACFNSGFSRSTLLAFSNKDDSSFLMVGSILGSLLVLSLPALSEVSRHVVCDSFMLNLLLSAPDKKWIFAASKENFDLSPKVFYSDSVCNPDEDSVCCSLPVTGCCAAVFLPSQAARLAVIHSDGLFRNKTLSVFDLTMKESKYKREPHAQQVASFQVDLSHRSDVILQARGSSTVLLADGNHLKVYTIKGELVASFEDHLQPITALCVDSFRVVTASRDLSLRVLTWRTDPEHGLSLESQYHLLGGSHTRSRGFTNVACDYSSIVASVESLDGKDVLKAYTFDF, encoded by the exons GAATGGCACTATGCGGCAGAGACCCCGTGGTTGTGGAG GAGAATGTGCCTGCAGAGATGGAGTTTCTGCAACGTTTCTCAGCTGCTCTCAGACACTGGGATGCCCTCATGGAAAGGTTATTTCCAGCGGCGCTCTCACCTGGAGAACAAAATGAAAACGGGCAGGTCAACTGCAGACTACACCTGCAAAAGCCTTCGAGGACACAAAGGCAA AGTTGTTGGTTTTGCATACCTGGCTGGAAATGATGGTTGCTCAGATGTGTGGACCTGCACACCAGTTGTTTGCAGTGCATCAACAGATGGCACAATCAAAGCATGGGACATTCAGAAG GGAGTTAATTTATGGACAAGCCCTGTCCAAGACCCCTTGCAGGACATGACAGTGGACACGGTGCAGTCTGTTATCATCACTTCTGACAGCAAAGGAACCATCAAAACCTGGAAGGGTGCAACCGGAGAGGAGCAGGCCTGCTTCAACTCAGGCTTCTCCAGAAGCACTCTGCTGGCGTTCAGCAACAAAGACGACAGCTCTTTCCTCATG GTGGGAAGTATTTTGGGGTCTCTGCTGGTGCTGTCGCTGCCTGCTCTGTCTGAAGTCTCTCGGCATGTGGTGTGTGACTCCTTCATGCTAAACCTCCTTCTCTCAGCGCCTGATAAAAAGTGGATATTCGCTGCCTCCAAAGAGAATTTTGACTTGAGCCCAAAG gttTTCTATAGTGACAGTGTGTGTAACCCTGATGAGGACAGTGTGTGTTGTAGTCTGCCAGTCACCGGCTGCTGTGCTGCAGTGTTTCTCCCGTCTCAAGCTGCTCGGCTTGCGGTCATTCACTCTGACGGCCTCTTCAGAAACAAAACACTCTCCGTCTTTGATTTGACCATGAAGGAGTCCAAATACAAAAGGGAACCTCACG CTCAGCAAGTTGCATCTTTTCAGGTTGATCTGAGCCATCGTTCAGACGTCATTCTGCAGGCCAGAGGGAGCAGCACTGTTCTGCTCGCAGACGGAAACCATCTGAAGGTCTACACCATTAAAGGGGAACTCGTAGCTAGTTTTGAAGATCATTTACAGCCAATCACTGCTCTTTGTGTG GACAGTTTTAGGGTGGTGACAGCGTCTCGAGACCTGTCTCTCAGAGTACTGACCTGGAGAACTGACCCCGAACACGGCCTTAGCCTGGAGAGCCAGTATCACCTGCTCGGAGGATCCCACACCAGATCCAG AGGATTCACCAACGTTGCCTGTGATTATTCGAGTATTGTGGCGTCTGTGGAGTCGTTGGATGGGAAGGACGTCCTGAAGGCTTATACCTTTGATTTCTGA